The proteins below are encoded in one region of Salvelinus alpinus chromosome 27, SLU_Salpinus.1, whole genome shotgun sequence:
- the LOC139555844 gene encoding mucin-2-like translates to MFWHRVLLLSGSSPYCCPFCVAGYPASPSVGSPASPSVGSPASPSVGSPAYPSVGSPASFSVGSTASPSVGSPASPSVGSPASPSVGSPASPSVGSPASPSVGSPASPSAGSPASPSVAYPASPSVGYPASPSVGYPASPSVAYPASPSVGYPASPSVGSPASPSVGSPASPNVGSPASPSVGSPASPSVGYPASPSVGYPASPSVAYPASPSVGYPASPSVGSPASPSVGSPASPSVGSPASPNVGSPASPSVGYPASPSVAYPASPSVGYPASPSVGYPASPSVAYPASPSVGYPASPSVGSPASPSVGSPASPNVGSPASPSVGSPASPSVGSPASPSVGSPASPSVGSPASPNVGSPASPSVGSPASPSVGSPASPNVGSTASPSVGSTASPNVGSPASPNVGSTASPSVGSTASPNVGSTASPSVAYPASPSVAYPASPSVAYPASPSVAYPASPSVAYPASPSVAYPASPSVAYPASPSVGSTASPSVAYPASPSVGYPASPSVAYPASPNVGPPASPSVGSTASPSVGSTASPSVGSTVSPNVGSPASPNVGSPASPSVAYPASPSVAYPASPSVAYPASPSVGYPASLSVA, encoded by the coding sequence ATGTTTTGGCATCGTGTCCTGCTCCTTTCTGGCTCCAGTCCTTATTGTTGTCCATTCTGTGTGGCCGGATACCCAGCCTCTCCTAGTGTTGGATCCCCAGCCTCTCCTAGTGTTGGATCCCCAGCCTCTCCTAGTGTTGGATCCCCAGCCTATCCCAGTGTTGGATCTCCAGCCTCTTTCAGTGTTGGATCCACAGCCTCTCCCAGTGTTGGATCCCCAGCCTCTCCCAGTGTTGGATCCCCAGCCTCTCCCAGTGTTGGATCCCCAGCCTCTCCCAGTGTTGGATCCCCAGCCTCTCCCAGTGTTGGATCCCCAGCCTCTCCCAGTGCTGGATCCCCAGCCTCTCCCAGTGTTGCATACCCAGCCTCTCCCAGTGTTGGATACCCAGCCTCTCCCAGTGTTGGATACCCAGCCTCTCCCAGTGTTGCATACCCAGCCTCTCCCAGTGTTGGATACCCAGCCTCTCCCAGTGTTGGATCCCCAGCCTCTCCCAGTGTTGGATCCCCAGCCTCTCCCAATGTTGGATCCCCAGCCTCTCCCAGTGTTGGATCCCCAGCCTCTCCCAGTGTTGGATACCCAGCCTCTCCCAGTGTTGGATACCCAGCCTCTCCCAGTGTTGCATACCCAGCCTCTCCCAGTGTTGGATACCCAGCCTCTCCCAGTGTTGGATCCCCAGCCTCTCCCAGTGTTGGATCCCCAGCCTCTCCCAGTGTTGGATCCCCAGCCTCTCCCAATGTTGGATCCCCAGCCTCTCCCAGTGTTGGATACCCAGCCTCTCCCAGTGTTGCATACCCAGCCTCTCCCAGTGTTGGATACCCAGCCTCTCCCAGTGTTGGATACCCAGCCTCTCCCAGTGTTGCATACCCAGCCTCTCCCAGTGTTGGATACCCAGCCTCTCCCAGTGTTGGATCCCCAGCCTCTCCCAGTGTTGGATCCCCAGCCTCTCCCAATGTTGGATCCCCAGCCTCTCCCAGTGTTGGATCCCCAGCCTCTCCCAGTGTTGGATCCCCAGCCTCTCCCAGTGTTGGATCCCCAGCCTCTCCCAGTGTTGGATCCCCAGCCTCTCCCAATGTTGGATCCCCAGCCTCTCCCAGTGTTGGATCCCCAGCCTCTCCCAGTGTTGGATCCCCAGCCTCTCCCAATGTTGGATCCACAGCCTCTCCCAGTGTTGGATCCACAGCCTCTCCCAATGTTGGATCCCCAGCCTCTCCCAATGTTGGATCCACAGCCTCTCCCAGTGTTGGATCCACAGCCTCTCCCAATGTTGGATCCACAGCCTCTCCCAGTGTTGCATACCCAGCCTCTCCCAGTGTTGCATACCCAGCCTCTCCCAGTGTTGCATACCCAGCCTCTCCCAGTGTTGCATACCCAGCCTCTCCCAGTGTTGCATACCCAGCCTCTCCCAGTGTTGCATACCCAGCCTCTCCCAGTGTTGCATACCCAGCCTCTCCCAGTGTTGGATCCACAGCCTCTCCCAGTGTTGCATACCCAGCCTCTCCCAGTGTTGGATACCCAGCCTCTCCCAGTGTTGCATACCCAGCCTCTCCCAATGTTGGACCCCCAGCCTCTCCCAGTGTTGGATCCACAGCCTCTCCCAGTGTTGGATCCACAGCCTCTCCCAGTGTTGGATCCACAGTCTCTCCCAATGTTGGATCCCCAGCCTCTCCCAATGTTGGATCCCCAGCCTCTCCCAGTGTTGCATACCCAGCCTCTCCCAGTGTTGCATACCCAGCCTCTCCCAGTGTTGCATACCCAGCCTCTCCCAGTGTTGGATACCCAGCCTCTCTCAGTGTTGCGTAA